The following DNA comes from Candidatus Kaelpia aquatica.
GAGGCGGCCAATGCATCAGAGCCTCTTCTTATTCCGCAAAACTTAACCCTTACCATAACCCAGCAACTCCCTAATATACTTTGCTCTGTCATCGACCTTTAAAATTGATTCTCCAATTAAAAAACCGTCTACCCCAAGACTCTTAAGATAAAGAATATCGCTATGGCTCTTGATACCGCTCGCAGAGATTTTAAATACCTCTTTCGGTATCCACCCAATAAGCTCCTCTGAGCTGGCAAAACTAACTGCTAGACTCTCTAAGTCTCTGTTATTGACGCCAATAATATCCGGATTTAAACCCATAACTTTATCTAAATCTGAAACATCATGAACCTCAAAAAGCACGTCTAACCCCAAACTCTTAGCTATGTCCGAGAACCTGCTTAACTCCCCAGGTTCTAAAATCCTAGCAATCAATAATATTGCATCTGCCATAAAATATTTACTCTCATAGACTTGATACTCGTCTATTATAAAATCTTTTCTCAGAACAGGAAGGTTTATACTCTCTTTAATCAGCTTTAAATCCCAGAGAGAACCCTTAAAAAACTTCTC
Coding sequences within:
- the trpC gene encoding indole-3-glycerol phosphate synthase TrpC, encoding MSLLNEILLAKKEQIRESKKRLPLAELREEVENKATSSSRFLKALKNDDPGIKIIAEIKRSSPSAGDILSSDADILELAKLYRMNGVSCISVLSEEKFFKGSLWDLKLIKESINLPVLRKDFIIDEYQVYESKYFMADAILLIARILEPGELSRFSDIAKSLGLDVLFEVHDVSDLDKVMGLNPDIIGVNNRDLESLAVSFASSEELIGWIPKEVFKISASGIKSHSDILYLKSLGVDGFLIGESILKVDDRAKYIRELLGYGKG